One genomic segment of Canis lupus baileyi chromosome 9, mCanLup2.hap1, whole genome shotgun sequence includes these proteins:
- the LOC140639688 gene encoding dehydrogenase/reductase SDR family member 4 isoform X2, which translates to MQKAGLSLACGARAWRSVRKASSGMARQDPLANKVALVTASTDGIGFAIARRLARDGAHVVVSSRKQHNVDRAVAALQGEGLSVTGTVCHVGKAEDRERLVATAVNLHGGIDILISNAAVNPFFGNLMDVTEEVWDKILDINVKATALMTKAVVPEMEKRGYRQGGSVVIVASIGAYLPFPGLGPYNVSKTALLGLTKNLARELDQRNIRVNCLAPGLIKTSFSKVLWMDKAREESIKKVMQIRRMGKPDDCAGIVSFLCSEDASYITGETVVVGGGTPSHL; encoded by the exons ATGCAGAAGGCCGGGCTGTCGCTGGCCTGCGGCGCCCGGGCGTGGAGGTCTGTGCGGAAGGCCAGCTCCGGGATGGCGCGCCAGGACCCGCTCGCCAATAAGGTGGCTCTAGTAACGGCCTCCACCGACGG GATCGGCTTCGCTATCGCCCGGCGCCTGGCCCGGGACGGGGCGCACGTGGTGGTCAGCAGCCGGAAGCAGCACAACGTGGACCGGGCGGTGGCAGCGCTGCAGGGCGAGGGGCTGAGCGTGACCGGCACCGTGTGCCACGTGGGGAAGGCCGAGGACCGGGAGCGGCTGGTGGCCACG GCTGTGAACCTTCATGGGGGCATTGACATCCTGATCTCCAATGCTGCAGTCAACCCTTTCTTTGGAAACCTAATGGATGTCACTGAGGAGGTGTGGGACAAG ATCCTGGACATTAACGTGAAGGCCACAGCCCTCATGACCAAGGCAGTGGTGCCAGAGATGGAGAAACGAGGGTACAGACA aggtggctcagtggtgattGTGGCCTCCATAGGAGCCTACCTCCCGTTTCCT ggcctgggcccctACAATGTTAGTAAAACAGCATTGCTGGGCCTCACCAAGAACCTGGCCAGAGAGCTCGACCAAAGGAACATTAGAGTGAACTGCCTGGCACCAGGACTCATTAAGACTAGCTTCAGCAAAGTG CTTTGGATGGACAAGGCAAGGGAGGAGAGCATTAAAAAAGTCATGCAGATAAGAAG GATGGGCAAGCCAGATGACTGTGCAGGCATCGTGTCATTCCTGTGCTCTGAAGATGCCAGCTACATCACTGGGGAGACAGTGGTAGTGGGTGGAGGGACACCATCCCACCTCTGA
- the LOC140639688 gene encoding dehydrogenase/reductase SDR family member 4 isoform X1 has protein sequence MQKAGLSLACGARAWRSVRKASSGMARQDPLANKVALVTASTDGIGFAIARRLARDGAHVVVSSRKQHNVDRAVAALQGEGLSVTGTVCHVGKAEDRERLVATAVNLHGGIDILISNAAVNPFFGNLMDVTEEVWDKILDINVKATALMTKAVVPEMEKRGGGSVVIVASIGAYLPFPGLGPYNVSKTALLGLTKNLARELDQRNIRVNCLAPGLIKTSFSKVLWMDKAREESIKKVMQIRRMGKPDDCAGIVSFLCSEDASYITGETVVVGGGTPSHL, from the exons ATGCAGAAGGCCGGGCTGTCGCTGGCCTGCGGCGCCCGGGCGTGGAGGTCTGTGCGGAAGGCCAGCTCCGGGATGGCGCGCCAGGACCCGCTCGCCAATAAGGTGGCTCTAGTAACGGCCTCCACCGACGG GATCGGCTTCGCTATCGCCCGGCGCCTGGCCCGGGACGGGGCGCACGTGGTGGTCAGCAGCCGGAAGCAGCACAACGTGGACCGGGCGGTGGCAGCGCTGCAGGGCGAGGGGCTGAGCGTGACCGGCACCGTGTGCCACGTGGGGAAGGCCGAGGACCGGGAGCGGCTGGTGGCCACG GCTGTGAACCTTCATGGGGGCATTGACATCCTGATCTCCAATGCTGCAGTCAACCCTTTCTTTGGAAACCTAATGGATGTCACTGAGGAGGTGTGGGACAAG ATCCTGGACATTAACGTGAAGGCCACAGCCCTCATGACCAAGGCAGTGGTGCCAGAGATGGAGAAACGAGG aggtggctcagtggtgattGTGGCCTCCATAGGAGCCTACCTCCCGTTTCCT ggcctgggcccctACAATGTTAGTAAAACAGCATTGCTGGGCCTCACCAAGAACCTGGCCAGAGAGCTCGACCAAAGGAACATTAGAGTGAACTGCCTGGCACCAGGACTCATTAAGACTAGCTTCAGCAAAGTG CTTTGGATGGACAAGGCAAGGGAGGAGAGCATTAAAAAAGTCATGCAGATAAGAAG GATGGGCAAGCCAGATGACTGTGCAGGCATCGTGTCATTCCTGTGCTCTGAAGATGCCAGCTACATCACTGGGGAGACAGTGGTAGTGGGTGGAGGGACACCATCCCACCTCTGA